A section of the Oreochromis niloticus isolate F11D_XX linkage group LG9, O_niloticus_UMD_NMBU, whole genome shotgun sequence genome encodes:
- the LOC100697728 gene encoding C-C chemokine receptor type 1, translating into METTSYEYDYSTGSYPPPELCSRDGDNILGAQLSILYYFMFVFSLFGNGLVLFIIYRFEQLTSVTNILVLNLVMSSLIFMSSLPFMAVYMQLSNWIFGNAMCKIVGSSYYLGLYSSVLFLALLTFDQHLAVVYSVGSLQMRNQKYGVISCVVVWLVSGLACIKPMILYTTFFSHLDNKELCEEDPQDFPNIDASLLRLSGFYLQLFLFFIFPLLVIVYCYIRITITVVSSNIATKFKTVRLIFIIVLVFFMCWTPFNIVLLMYDKATTCVEEQKLGYALQISHNIASIYFCISPIFYTFVGKKFQNYFKRLLVKHFPKLKRHPSAS; encoded by the exons ATGGAAACTACATCATATGAATATGACTACAGCACTGGGTCGTATCCACCACCTGAACTATGTAGCAGGGACGGGGACAATATTCTGGGAGCTCAGCTGTCCATCCTTTATTACTTCATGTTTGTCTTCAGTCTTTTTGGGAACGGACTTGTACTGTTCATCATCTATCG GTTTGAGCAGCTGACCAGTGTGACCAACATCTTGGTGCTGAACCTGGTGATGTCTTCCCTGATCTTCATGAGCAGCCTTCCCTTCATGGCAGTCTACATGCAACTTTCCAACTGGATCTTTGGCAACGCTATGTGCAAGATTGTCGGTAGCAGCTACTACTTGGGCCTCTACAGTTCTGTCCTATTTTTAGCTCTTCTAACCTTTGACCAACACCTTGCCGTTGTGTACTCTGTGGGTTCATTGCAAATGAGAAATCAAAAGTATGGAGTAATCTCATGTGTTGTGGTGTGGCTGGTTAGTGGATTGGCATGCATCAAACCGATGATTCTCTataccacttttttttcccatcttGACAACAAAGAGTTGTGTGAAGAGGACCCGCAAGATTTTCCTAATATTGATGCTAGCCTGTTGAGATTATCTGGGTTTTACCTtcagcttttccttttctttatctTCCCACTGCTTGTAATTGTCTATTGCTACATAAGAATCACAATCACTGTTGTGTCATCAAACATTGCGACAAAGTTCAAGACGGTCCGGCTGATATTCATCATTGTGCTGGTGTTTTTCATGTGCTGGACCCCCTTTAACATCGTTTTGCTGATGTATGATAAAGCAACTACCTGTGTGGAAGAACAGAAACTGGGCTATGCACTTCAAATCTCTCATAACATTGCCTCCATCTACTTTTGCATCAGCCCCATCTTCTACACGTTTGTTGGAAAGAAATTCCAGAACTATTTCAAACGGTTGCTGGTGAAACACTTTCCAAAGTTAAAGAGGCACCCATCTGCAAGTTAA
- the LOC100697461 gene encoding C-C chemokine receptor type 3 isoform X2 produces MGFEQLTTVTNILLLNLVVSSLIFATSLPFMAVYMQLSNWIFGTAMCKIVGSVYYLGFYSSVLFLALLTFDRHLAVVYSVGPLQVRNRRYAVFSCAVVWVVSGLACIRPMILHKIFTSNLDNKTLCQEYPGYIPNINVDALRLSGFYLQLFLFFIFPLVVIVYCYIRITITVVSSKIVSRFKTVRLIFIIVLLFFMCWTPFNIVLMYDEPTSCEEEQKLGYALQITRNIANIYFCISPVFYTFVGKKFQNYFRQLLVKHFPKLKRHISVSQNSRSYMSTKSTRNEF; encoded by the exons ATGGG GTTTGAGCAGCTGACCACTGTGACCAACATCTTGCTGTTGAACCTGGTGGTGTCCTCCTTGATCTTCGCAACTAGTCTTCCATTCATGGCAGTCTACATGCAGCTCTCCAACTGGATCTTTGGCACCGCTATGTGCAAGATTGTTGGCAGCGTCTACTATCTAGGGTTTTACAGCTCTGTCCTCTTCCTAGCTCTTCTTACCTTTGACCGACACCTTGCAGTTGTGTACTCGGTGGGTCCGTTACAAGTGAGGAATCGAAGGTATGCAGTATTCTCCTGCGCTGTGGTGTGGGTGGTCAGTGGTTTGGCATGTATCAGACCAATGATTCTCCATAAAATTTTTACATCTAATCTTGACAACAAAACTCTGTGTCAAGAGTATCCTGGTTACATTCCAAATATTAATGTGGACGCGTTGAGATTATCTGGGTTTTACCTtcagcttttccttttctttatctTCCCACTGGTTGTAATTGTCTATTGCTACATAAGAATCACAATCACTGTTGTGTCGTCCAAGATTGTGTCAAGGTTCAAGACAGTCCGGCTGATATTCATCAttgtgctgttgtttttcatgtgCTGGACTCCCTTTAATATTGTACTGATGTATGATGAACCAACAAGctgtgaggaagaacagaaaCTGGGCTATGCCCTTCAAATCACTCGTAACATTGCCAACATTTACTTTTGCATCAGTCCCGTCTTCTACACGTTTGTTGGGAAGAAATTCCAGAACTATTTCAGGCAGCTCCTGGTGAAACACTTCCCAAAATTAAAGAGACACATTTCTGTCAGTCAAAACAGCAGAAGTTACATGTCCACAAAAAGTACACGAAACGAGTTTTAG
- the LOC100697461 gene encoding C-C chemokine receptor type 1 isoform X1, giving the protein MEPTTNEYYDSTGFLVAEPCNRDSDNILGAQLSILYYFMFVFNLIGNGIVLIIIYRFEQLTTVTNILLLNLVVSSLIFATSLPFMAVYMQLSNWIFGTAMCKIVGSVYYLGFYSSVLFLALLTFDRHLAVVYSVGPLQVRNRRYAVFSCAVVWVVSGLACIRPMILHKIFTSNLDNKTLCQEYPGYIPNINVDALRLSGFYLQLFLFFIFPLVVIVYCYIRITITVVSSKIVSRFKTVRLIFIIVLLFFMCWTPFNIVLMYDEPTSCEEEQKLGYALQITRNIANIYFCISPVFYTFVGKKFQNYFRQLLVKHFPKLKRHISVSQNSRSYMSTKSTRNEF; this is encoded by the exons ATGGAACCTACAACAAATGAATATTATGACAGCACTGGGTTTTTAGTAGCTGAACCATGCAACAGGGACAGTGACAATATTTTGGGAGCTCAACTGTCCATCCTGTACTACTTCATGTTTGTCTTCAATCTCATCGGCAATGGCATAGTCCTCATCATCATCTACCG GTTTGAGCAGCTGACCACTGTGACCAACATCTTGCTGTTGAACCTGGTGGTGTCCTCCTTGATCTTCGCAACTAGTCTTCCATTCATGGCAGTCTACATGCAGCTCTCCAACTGGATCTTTGGCACCGCTATGTGCAAGATTGTTGGCAGCGTCTACTATCTAGGGTTTTACAGCTCTGTCCTCTTCCTAGCTCTTCTTACCTTTGACCGACACCTTGCAGTTGTGTACTCGGTGGGTCCGTTACAAGTGAGGAATCGAAGGTATGCAGTATTCTCCTGCGCTGTGGTGTGGGTGGTCAGTGGTTTGGCATGTATCAGACCAATGATTCTCCATAAAATTTTTACATCTAATCTTGACAACAAAACTCTGTGTCAAGAGTATCCTGGTTACATTCCAAATATTAATGTGGACGCGTTGAGATTATCTGGGTTTTACCTtcagcttttccttttctttatctTCCCACTGGTTGTAATTGTCTATTGCTACATAAGAATCACAATCACTGTTGTGTCGTCCAAGATTGTGTCAAGGTTCAAGACAGTCCGGCTGATATTCATCAttgtgctgttgtttttcatgtgCTGGACTCCCTTTAATATTGTACTGATGTATGATGAACCAACAAGctgtgaggaagaacagaaaCTGGGCTATGCCCTTCAAATCACTCGTAACATTGCCAACATTTACTTTTGCATCAGTCCCGTCTTCTACACGTTTGTTGGGAAGAAATTCCAGAACTATTTCAGGCAGCTCCTGGTGAAACACTTCCCAAAATTAAAGAGACACATTTCTGTCAGTCAAAACAGCAGAAGTTACATGTCCACAAAAAGTACACGAAACGAGTTTTAG